In a genomic window of Nostoc sp. UHCC 0870:
- a CDS encoding o-succinylbenzoate synthase: protein MYQFDFRLISRQFTRSLITSHSVWEIREAIILRLRDSTGKVAWGEIAPISWFGSETLEQALDFCHQLPQEITPANIFSIPDDLPACQFAFESALEEMGTRDLIPEFSPLSPTNAQYSALLPSGEAALHQWQTLWQQGYRTFKWKIGVDDISQELQVFDLLTQALPNSAKLRLDANGGLNYEKAELWLKTCDNLRKNPELTVKIEFIEQPLPVTDFFEILTLSQCYDTAIALDESVATLQQLADCYEKGWRGIFVIKPAIAGSPSRLRRFCRQHGIDAVFSSVFETAIARLAALRIAAELSRHNRAVGFGINHFFTQAEDDTWPESLFS from the coding sequence ATGTACCAATTTGATTTTCGCCTAATATCACGGCAATTTACGCGGTCGCTAATTACTAGTCATAGTGTATGGGAAATTCGTGAAGCTATTATTCTCAGGTTGCGTGATTCCACTGGTAAAGTCGCCTGGGGAGAAATCGCCCCCATTAGCTGGTTCGGTTCGGAAACTCTAGAACAAGCTTTAGATTTTTGTCACCAACTCCCCCAAGAAATCACACCAGCAAATATTTTCTCTATTCCCGACGATTTACCAGCTTGTCAATTCGCCTTTGAGTCAGCATTAGAGGAAATGGGGACTAGGGACTTAATTCCAGAATTTTCTCCCTTGTCTCCCACCAATGCCCAATACAGTGCCTTACTTCCATCTGGGGAAGCAGCTTTACATCAATGGCAAACTCTTTGGCAGCAGGGATACCGCACGTTTAAATGGAAAATAGGGGTAGATGATATTAGTCAAGAACTGCAAGTATTTGATTTACTAACGCAAGCCTTACCAAATTCCGCCAAACTGCGACTTGATGCTAACGGTGGATTGAACTATGAAAAAGCAGAATTATGGTTAAAAACTTGTGATAATCTGCGAAAAAATCCAGAATTGACTGTGAAAATTGAATTTATCGAACAACCGCTACCTGTGACAGATTTTTTCGAGATTTTGACATTGAGTCAGTGTTATGATACTGCGATCGCATTAGATGAATCCGTCGCCACACTCCAGCAACTTGCTGATTGTTATGAAAAAGGTTGGCGAGGAATTTTCGTGATTAAACCAGCCATTGCGGGTTCTCCCTCGCGTTTAAGAAGATTTTGCCGACAGCATGGAATTGACGCAGTATTTTCATCAGTATTTGAAACTGCGATCGCCAGACTTGCTGCACTCAGAATAGCAGCAGAACTATCCCGTCACAATAGGGCTGTTGGTTTCGGCATCAATCACTTTTTTACCCAAGCAGAAGATGACACCTGGCCAGAAAGTTTATTTTCATAA
- the menA gene encoding 2-carboxy-1,4-naphthoquinone phytyltransferase — MTTKQISRPQSKLWIAAIKPPMYSVAIMPIWVGTSVAFAENKSFNIAVFSTFVAAAILILAWENISNDVFDSETGIDINKHHSLVNLTGKKTVVFWLGNLCLIGGLLGILAIATWQQDPTVIGIILLCCALGYMYQGPPFRLGYQGLGEILCFFAFGPLGITAAYYSQTRTWSITSLAASVIVGVVTSLILFCSHFHQVQDDIAAGKRSPIVRLGTATGAKVLTWLTASIYPLTLLCVVLGIFPVWTLLSWVSLPYAFKLCRHVQQNHNQPEKVSNCKFIAVAVHFWSCLLFGVGFAIAGVSLGV; from the coding sequence ATGACTACAAAACAAATTTCCCGTCCCCAGAGTAAATTATGGATTGCGGCAATTAAACCACCAATGTACAGCGTGGCAATTATGCCGATTTGGGTTGGCACATCTGTAGCATTTGCGGAAAATAAAAGTTTTAATATAGCAGTATTTTCTACTTTTGTAGCCGCCGCAATTTTAATTTTGGCGTGGGAAAATATCAGTAATGATGTATTTGATTCAGAAACAGGTATTGATATAAATAAACACCACTCGCTGGTGAATCTAACTGGTAAAAAGACTGTAGTATTTTGGTTAGGGAATTTGTGTTTGATTGGGGGTTTGTTGGGGATATTAGCGATCGCTACCTGGCAACAAGACCCGACGGTGATCGGCATTATTCTGTTATGCTGCGCCTTGGGCTATATGTACCAAGGGCCTCCCTTCCGTCTAGGATACCAAGGTTTAGGTGAAATTCTCTGCTTTTTCGCCTTTGGCCCTTTGGGCATTACCGCCGCATACTACAGCCAAACCAGAACTTGGTCAATCACCAGTTTAGCTGCGTCAGTAATTGTTGGCGTTGTCACCAGTTTAATTTTATTTTGCTCACACTTTCACCAAGTTCAAGATGACATCGCCGCCGGCAAGCGATCGCCTATTGTCCGTTTAGGTACAGCCACAGGTGCAAAAGTCCTCACTTGGTTAACAGCTAGCATTTACCCACTCACCTTGCTGTGTGTAGTATTGGGCATTTTCCCAGTATGGACACTGTTAAGTTGGGTAAGTCTCCCCTACGCCTTCAAATTGTGTCGCCACGTCCAACAAAATCACAACCAGCCCGAAAAAGTCAGTAATTGTAAATTCATTGCTGTAGCTGTGCATTTTTGGAGTTGCTTGTTATTTGGTGTAGGATTTGCGATCGCCGGCGTTTCATTAGGGGTGTAA
- a CDS encoding isochorismate synthase: MTVSPCRSNFVVEQKDLYQFLLAVQENCLKNNCRQIVSISLAIDWVDPLIVLDKLAQANEINFYFENKSKVEAIAAIDAVTKIQINGKDRFHQAEYFIKSNLKNIINFGDTSKAFTGAHFFCYFSFFDQTHQVDYPFPSATVFLPRWQVAVKNDQCILVINTIVNASFNIPLFLQTLTNKIETLNSLKRYSPNPDYFPAIFTRKSIKDTEHFKHSVISVLEQIHSNHLSKIVLADVLDVNSNQNFSLFHSLNNLRKTHPNCYIFSTSNSKGQSFIGASPERLISIHNQQLITDALAGSAPRGKTPAEDAANANRLLNSEKERHEHLLVMNFITQRLTQLGLLPQILAPRLRQLSNIQHLWTPISAIVPANVHPLQIVAQLHPTPAVAGAARDIACTEIRRYENFERGLYAAPLGWVDSQGNCEFIVGIRSALINGDRARLYAGAGIVAGSDPDREFAEIQLKLQALLKALV; the protein is encoded by the coding sequence ATGACAGTTTCACCATGTCGTAGTAACTTTGTTGTAGAACAAAAAGACCTCTACCAATTTTTGTTAGCTGTTCAAGAAAACTGCCTCAAAAATAATTGTAGGCAAATTGTGAGCATTTCCCTAGCAATTGACTGGGTTGATCCTCTGATAGTATTGGATAAATTAGCGCAAGCAAATGAAATAAATTTTTACTTTGAGAATAAAAGTAAAGTTGAGGCGATCGCAGCTATCGACGCAGTGACAAAAATCCAAATTAATGGCAAAGACCGCTTTCATCAAGCTGAATATTTCATTAAATCTAATCTAAAAAATATAATTAATTTTGGTGATACTAGTAAAGCTTTTACTGGGGCGCACTTTTTTTGTTATTTCAGCTTTTTTGATCAAACGCACCAAGTTGATTATCCATTCCCTTCAGCTACTGTTTTTTTACCACGTTGGCAAGTAGCTGTCAAAAATGATCAATGTATCTTAGTCATAAATACTATTGTTAATGCTAGTTTTAATATTCCGTTATTTTTACAAACACTTACCAATAAAATAGAAACTCTTAATTCCTTAAAACGTTATTCGCCGAATCCAGATTATTTTCCTGCGATTTTTACGAGAAAATCAATCAAAGATACAGAACATTTTAAGCATTCCGTAATCTCAGTTTTAGAACAAATTCATTCTAATCATCTTAGCAAAATTGTCCTAGCAGATGTTTTAGATGTGAACTCAAATCAGAATTTTAGTTTATTTCACTCATTAAATAACCTGCGTAAAACTCATCCAAATTGTTATATCTTCTCTACAAGTAATAGCAAGGGACAAAGTTTTATTGGTGCGAGTCCAGAAAGGTTAATTAGTATCCATAATCAACAATTAATTACTGATGCTTTAGCCGGCTCTGCACCCAGAGGTAAAACCCCTGCGGAAGATGCAGCCAATGCGAATCGTTTACTCAACAGCGAAAAGGAAAGACATGAACATTTATTAGTCATGAATTTCATTACACAACGCCTCACCCAACTAGGTTTATTACCCCAAATATTAGCCCCGCGTCTGCGACAATTATCTAATATTCAGCACCTATGGACACCAATTAGTGCGATCGTTCCGGCTAACGTCCATCCATTACAAATTGTTGCCCAATTACACCCCACACCAGCCGTAGCCGGTGCAGCCAGAGATATAGCCTGTACTGAAATTCGCCGTTATGAAAACTTTGAGAGGGGTTTATATGCTGCGCCTTTGGGTTGGGTAGACTCTCAAGGGAACTGTGAATTTATTGTGGGGATTCGTTCCGCATTAATTAATGGCGATCGCGCTAGACTTTATGCAGGTGCAGGTATTGTCGCCGGTTCTGATCCTGATCGAGAATTTGCCGAAATTCAACTCAAACTTCAAGCATTGCTAAAAGCATTAGTTTAA